The Acomys russatus chromosome X, mAcoRus1.1, whole genome shotgun sequence genome segment cttaaatggagagaaactcatagaaaatttccactaaaatcagggggaaaaaaaaacaaggttttcTTCTCTTAATATATCTATTTGATGTCATACTTGAAGTCTTAGCAAGAGCGATAAGCAACTAGACGACATCAAAGGGGTATAAATTGGAGAGGaataaatcaaaatgtctctATTTGCACATAAGCTAGTAAACATAAGTAACTCTTAATATTTGACcaagaattcctacagctgataatgaaagacaaaatttttaattagcattaaagcaaccagaacagcagagctctcagcccTCTGATTCATTAAGAGGGCAGGTCAacaggtttgctagcccaaggacccagatgataagtcacaaagaatgcggatctaggagacaaaggcctattgagtgttccagagaccggctggccgtaaaagatagggaagATACAAAAGGACAAAtttctgagagaaacaggtacaggacatgatcgagtgagtaatgagccaagacccctcatccaatcttatggtgtttgcctAATTCCCCCAGGAACACACAATGTTCCTGGTTTGAGTTTAACTAGACGTTTCCTTAGCTCATATAAACATCTGcccttggcccaaatctgcctatcataatgttctacttgtaggtttctaggaccctttggttccttctactttgctattctcccatacttctctcatttagagtcccaataggatgtcctcccctctgtcccagtgtcctggtaagtgaaggctttcatgggacatgccccttgggggagagacctggtggcactcagaggaaggacagcaggttgccaagaagagacttgataccctatgagcatatacagggggaggtaatccccctcaggaacagtcataggggaggggaataaggggaaaaggggagggagggaagaatgggaggacacaagggatgggataaccattgagatgtaacaagaataaattaataataaaaaattttaaaaaatgaaaattcacaCATTTTGAGGGCAAATCACTGTATGACACTACTAAATACTGAAAATGTTAATTGGCAttggttttcctctttttttgttttttgtttttcaaaatagggtttctccatgttagccttggtgtcctgaacttgctttgtagaccaggctggcctcaaattcacaacaatttgcctgcctcttcctcaactgctgggattaaaggtgtatgccaccacacccagctgttaattagtattaatttttgagaaaaatctatgctgttaaatatatattattataaaggggaagaaaattatttttgatatgcCAGAGGATAGCATACATTAGAAGACAGGGGCAGGCCATTTTCTACTTAGTATATGCTAATCTTTTGGAATCAAATTAACAAAGCAATTAAATGAAATTACTTCTGGTAGAATAGGTACAAGCAATAGTAGGTTTGTCAACTGGTTGTGACCTGTAAATAGAATTACTATTTTGGGCAGATAGTTACACTACTTGAGCTTATATAATCCCCTTTTCATTGTTTATTCATATGACCCCTTTGCCTTATAATCTTTATCAGAAAATTTTTATTGGGTTATCTTTGTATAATACAaaattgtttgagacagtgtcaggATTCTATATCCTTTAGTCTGcttttgtatttaatatattttctcaaaCCACAGATAAATGATAAAGCTACATTTGGGAATGCTCCAAGTATTGCAGTGTCCTTATATGGATCAGGAGAGAAGAAGTAATTTGTAAATAATCCTTTAAGGGAAGTCATATTGCCTTTTCTTTGTAACAAGAGCATGAGAAAACagggaaatgaagagaaaatggaatgcTCTTGCATAGCAATTTTGTATGTGAATTTTGGTCATTTCCTACTTTTGTTGCACTACTAAGAAGGCAGCCTTACcatatgagaaaataatgtagTTAAATAGATCTAAAATATGTTCTTGATAATTTGGAACTATATGGGCACCTTTTACAAAAGTTTTGCAATAGTATAGGAATCCACTTTCCAACATCTCAGGTTTTGGGGGGCGGTATTACAATTAAAGAATTTGGCCTTTTAAGTTATTTACTGGCAAACATCCTTAGTGCTCATTATCCCGTTTTCTACACTTCTGCCATTATCTCCAACTCCTTGCCTCCCTAATCTCcctccttattattattatttttctcttcatgccCCTCTGTTCTACTATCCCTTTTCCTTAATATCTTTCTTCCCGCTCCCCACTAATAgttcctttctggtttttctgGATTCTACAGGTAATCCAAATTAAACAAtaatgtgacatttgtctttcttggtctgggttgtCTCATTCAATGTAATGTATTATAGTACTATTCTTCTATCTACAAATTTAATAATATCAATTTTATAGCTCAATAATTATCTATTGTATGCATCATGTCCTCACTGTCTACTTACCTGTTAATGGGTATCTATAGTGTTTCCATGTCTTAattattgtgaatagagcagctaTGGCCATGGATAAGCATGTCTGCAGTGGgagatatttgcatatatgtcCAGGAAAGGTGTAGCAAGTTTGTGTGGTAGTTCCTTAGAAACTGCCAAACTGTTAACCATAGCGGCTGCACCAGTTTTCATTCACACCAACAGTGCATGGAGGTTTCCTGTCTGCACATCCTTTCcagtatttatatatacaattatGTGAAAAGGTTTAAGAGTAGGTGACCTAAGGAAAAGATAATGTTCCTCTAGAATCCATAtgttaaagaataaaaatcccaATATTAGGTGTAAGATATCTCCTCTAATCTTGTTAGCTAGAGATTTCCGAGGGACTCCCCCCAAATAAAGGCTATTCGTGTTGCTTTTGGATGTCCAACAGGATTTTATGGTATGACCACATACTTTGGTCACAGgacattgaaaaatcaaattGTTACTGACAAGAAAATCTTCTCTTTTCTGGCTAGTACCAGAAAGTGCAGTTTAGTCTGTGTATGGGGAAAAGTAATCAGGACTTGTACCCAGCCATGAAACTGTTAATTACACTAATCTTCAGAGTGGTAAAATATGCCCGTTGGTGCAATTATGTTATGAATGTTATGGCAGTAACAAACTGCCTTTTGAATGGATTAAGGCCCATTCCATGTGTAGAAACACATTTTAGGTACTGCAAATCTGACTAAATGCTTAAAGGCACCAAGGGTAAATATACTAGtaatattctgctaaatggacatagaaTCAAATTAACTTCTAAATTTATGTTTCTATACACATAGATTAGTGCAGCTCCCAGaactcatcagagaaatttctttgtGCAGTGCACAGtggttaacacagaaactcacaactaaTCAAAGTGCAAAGAATACATATGGTTGAGTACTCAACAGCAAATGAGACATTCTGCTGCCTCCAAGGCTCAGCAGCTATCACAGAAGGAAAGACTATAAGATCCAAACGAACAAAATAATATCTTCTGGACACAACAGAGCTGCTGTTAAacttatgaactcacagaagctgtGTTGTCTATACAAGCCAGTCAACTTTCTAGAATAGAGCAGTGAGGCTCATGAGTCCCCAGTCCTAGCTGAGGAATTATTGAACCACTTCTCAGGgaagaaaagtcagttttctttaagggtgtggccctggTAGGTTGACTTGGGCTACTAAAGCAAATGAAGACAAACATTGGGAAGGATTAGGGAATTGGGGGTATATATTTAGGAATTATGGGAGGAATGTGGtataaaaatgaatgagaaacagaattctcaaggaattaataaaatattatattagtgAGTACTTATTTCTAGCATGgatattatatattaatgtattttctgcgctttgttctttttctcattctatCATAGATGGCACACATTTGTTGTTACACACTGAGGAACTTTTGGAAACAATTGAAgactatacatacataaaaacattaTCTCCCTTTATAACTTTCCAAAGTTCAAGAGAATCTCCATATGGAGAATATTAACACTGAATAACATTGTATTTGtccttatttgtttctttgttttcttgtttgttggtgCTGGAACGAAATGACAATCAAACCTAGTACTTTCAGACCATGCAAAacaaatgttctaccactaaATATTTCCTGGCCCTTATgtcaaattttctcatttttattttttgcttttttatctaTACAGAACCAATTGCTGCACCAAGTAAGTCTTAATTTCACTTAGTAATATCTTTATGAATCTATATAGTATTAAACCCATATAGCTTATATTGTCATGTGATGAAAGCTTAATGATATTACTGATttacagggttttgttgttgttattaaacaATAGTAAACTGTGTAAGTTTTAGTTTTATACTAAACATAATTAAAGCTGTCAGACTTTCTTGCTTTTTAACATTGTTAAggttaattaaattaaaagccagactattttattaatattaccaACATTTGGAAAATTAATCAGCTACATTTAATTTCTACAAAGCAATTCAAATTCAAGCATTTAAATACCCaagtgcagtggcgcacacctataatcccagaagttgggaggcagaggcaggtggatctttgtgagttagaggccagcctggtctacaaagcaagtctaggacagccaaaataacagagaaacccatctcaaaaaactaaaataaaaaatatataatatatatatatatatatatatatataaagctaaTATAGACTGTAATATAGAATGCTGTCTTTTTAtcaaaacagtgttttctatgTATCTTCATAATCTCTGAGATTCTGGAATACTACAAGTGCATAAAACTCACTTTCATAAATTCATTTTCTGAACTATGTAAGTTCAAAATTCTTGGACCATGGTTTTCTGTCTTCACTTTTATAAAGTATGTAAGCCTGGTTACTTGGAATTTAGTGATAAAGAATAATACTTAGTATTAACATTAGAAAGCTTGTGGTTGGGCTAAAGAAATTGTTCAGTGGCTTATGTACATACTActtttgcagagaaccagagttcagttccctgctccCATGTCAGGAACATATAACCCCACACACActactatcacacacacacatatataactaaAAGttaatagatattatttaaaaaaaacaaagcttgTAGTTAGTTGATATTAGTTTATCAGGAATCTTATGTAGTGGAAGAGAACATAGGTCAGTGATTGAGTATAGTCTTAGCATTTACCAGATTATATATTCAATCCTTATCACATACACTCAAACAATAATGAAGCAACAGATTTCAACAAAGACAGGATTGTAGATGAGGATGTGATGTAAGGAGAATAATTGGAGAgatgatacaaaataaaatgagtataAATAGAAACTGATGGACTTCACATTATTTAAGATTGATACAgtgcaatatatatatgtatatatgtatatatgtgtgtgtgtatatatgtgtgtgtgtattatatatagaCAAACTATTTTAGGTGGAAAAccaaagataataataaatatacatcAAGTCTCAGAGAAGTGATATAACTTGCAGAAGGTCAAAGTGCCAAAATGAGATTCTTAAAGCCCATCCATATGCCACCTTAGCTTATGTGTCTCCTAACTCATTCTATGCCATCTTGTGTTATCTATCTGAGTTTTTATAAATGGTGAGGATGAAATTTGTATGGCAAAAATTATAGTAGTTTAGAATCAGGCTGGGGGACGGCTAAGTGTTAAAGTGTTTACCAGGTaacctgaggaccagagttcagatccccaaaacTCATGTAAAATGGGGGGTTGGAATGTAGGCCTGCCTTTAAATTGTCATGGCTCAACCTATACAAACACCTGTGTCCCTACATATGAAAACATTCATGTACATGcacactacacaacacacacacacatgtagaacaAAGTTTGGAAGAGTCATTCTGGATTTACATTTTCCTTGATAATATGCATTTTTAGATAAATAATAACATATTCTATTACTACATTAGACACTTTCTAGACATTTTGAGAGTCTGTAAACACTATGCGGAgcagaaagataaaaatttttgtattaaagttaaaataaaataaagtctgaaGTTATGTCAAAAAGTAAGGTTTAATGACCCAGGAAGTCAAGAACAAGTCAAAATTCTAGGTATCTTATCTCTACGAACTGTTTTAAGAACACAGACTGTTTTAGGTACTACTAAAATTTATGTACCTGTTCTGTCATCGTAGAGTACttgatattataaatataattcaaaTAGAATGCTTTGCTTTATCACTTCTGATATATAAACAAAGGAAATCTTCACATGatttagaaagaattttttttaaactgcgcACAAACGTTTATTGAGGGCGTCAGTCCTTCTTGGTCACTGCCTTCCTCATGGCTGCCAGCACGTTGCAAAGCTCTTCCCACTTCCCCTTGGCCCGGATGTGCATGCCCACCCTCTTCTTGATGAACTTGAGTGCGCACTTGTCCTTGGACACCTTGAGCAGCTCCATGGCACTCCGCTTATAGAGCACGAAGCCGCACACCTCCCTGATCATGTCCCACATGAACTTGGTGTGCTTGGTGAGGCGCCTGCGGCGCCGGCTGTGCCTCGGCTTGTTGATGTTCTTCGTCACCTTGTGGCCTTTGTTGAGGCCCACGGCGCTGGGGTAGCACAaggccatggctgctgctctcttatgGCAGCCGCGACAGGAAGTtggaagaaatttttatttaatggacAAAGTAGATTTCATTGTCTATTGGTAACagtaataattataataacaagCAAATTTCAAATGGTaacaaaatatagaaacatataaaGGGCATTATCGTTTGCATATATAATTCTTGcaagttggtctgatgtattgtGATGGTAATTACTGACTCCCAAAGGCTGCTTGCTGCCTTGAGGAGCACATTCTCATATACCCTAAAATGGTGTCTCTAACCTTACCTTAAAAAAGTATTCTTGACCAATAAAAGCCGATAACTGGGCAGGGCTACAAGAAGGTATGTATACCAAAGGTTTATGGGCTTGGGCAGTGAAGGATcatagaaaggagaaaggacagcagaggaagagaagaatggagGCCATTGCCATGGGATaggtggagaaagaagcacaGTGCTGGTACGGATGGAGGgtttaaattaacaacaacatatAATAAAGAAACAATCTTTACATAGGATACtataagaatatatacatatttctaaactatactctgatatttttcatttaatactcATAAAATATTCAAACTATTTTTCCTAAAACATAGGTcataatataatgaaaatatttgaaaatgcatTGGCATACTCTCTTACTCAATAAAGTATGCTCCATTAGTTGAAGAATAcaagacaataataataataatagttgcTAATTTAAACTATATACCCACAGATATTTAAAATCACATATTTAcgtataaacatataaaaagtaatataaaatttatgttaaaaattaatgtgtaatatataataaacaaaacataatctATTAACTCATATatgtttaaaagaaagtaaaatattcgATGGCaatagaattatattttatataatacatgTTATATAATACATTGATGAATGTCATGTGTGTGattacatatatctatatattcagTATAATACgtactataaaaatatataattcaatatataatatatgtaatgcACTTGTTATATACAAAATGTGATATGCAAATGTcagcacattttatatatttttaattttgcatttatcattttcatattgcttatatatgttttatgtataagccatattttaaaatgataatggtATTTTCCTCACGCTTACTTTGACATTGtagtaaatatttaaatcacaggttactttaaaattcaaaaaattcTTACTatcaaaattttataaattatgagTAGTTATAAACTATACATGTTtactcttttaatattttaaaaaatgtttctgaggagattaaagaaaaacaagctaTCCTAGTACCAATTGCCTGATGTGTGGTTTATGGAGGTAATCTCACTGAAACGCCCATCAATCCTCAAGGAAATATGCCATTATAATCCTTTACAAATTGATTATAATTACCTAGATAATTATCTTTTCCAAATTCttgccaggatttgaac includes the following:
- the LOC127185679 gene encoding 60S ribosomal protein L36-like, with amino-acid sequence MALCYPSAVGLNKGHKVTKNINKPRHSRRRRRLTKHTKFMWDMIREVCGFVLYKRSAMELLKVSKDKCALKFIKKRVGMHIRAKGKWEELCNVLAAMRKAVTKKD